In Saccharolobus solfataricus, a genomic segment contains:
- a CDS encoding (2Fe-2S)-binding protein — translation MAQKVHVRITINGKPYEADIEPRLLLVHFIREVAGLTGTHVGCDTTNCGACTVILNGKAAKSCTIFAVQANGKEVLTIEGLARDGKLHPIQEGFWVKHGLQCGYCTPGMIMAAYQLLKRNPNPTEEEIRWGISGNLCRCTGYQNIVEAIKYASEKMREMS, via the coding sequence GTGGCTCAGAAGGTTCACGTGAGAATAACGATTAATGGAAAGCCTTATGAGGCCGATATAGAGCCAAGATTATTATTAGTACATTTTATTAGGGAGGTTGCAGGACTAACCGGAACTCATGTAGGATGCGATACAACAAACTGCGGCGCTTGTACGGTAATTCTTAATGGTAAAGCAGCAAAATCGTGTACTATATTTGCAGTTCAAGCTAATGGAAAGGAAGTGCTAACTATAGAGGGTTTAGCTAGAGATGGTAAATTACACCCAATACAAGAAGGATTTTGGGTTAAGCATGGGTTGCAATGCGGTTATTGTACTCCTGGAATGATAATGGCCGCGTATCAATTACTTAAAAGGAATCCAAATCCAACGGAGGAAGAGATAAGATGGGGTATCTCTGGAAATTTATGCAGATGTACTGGATATCAGAATATTGTTGAAGCCATAAAATATGCTTCTGAGAAAATGAGGGAGATGAGTTAG